A region from the Chthoniobacterales bacterium genome encodes:
- a CDS encoding FRG domain-containing protein yields the protein MTQIDLLSPEDVISQLNELPNSYIFRGQASAHWNLESSLERLLGDNWSSVRARQFEDFALQRFRSKFHLYDGENIEPTSRLAWLSLMQHYGAPTRLIDFTESPFVALYFAMESISPTELQTNKGSSMAIFALDYSKMMDASIDFIKNNDAKFLESRESLQLKQDTVFDDIVDPHSYKIAWATEPQRINKRLDRQSGCFLVSGDRASKIEEILTSRIYNEINLTKFIIPFTLYDNLFALLRKMNLNSKSLYGDLQGLCKSIRMELQVYAS from the coding sequence ATGACTCAGATAGATTTACTTAGCCCCGAAGATGTGATCAGCCAGCTGAATGAGCTGCCTAATTCCTATATATTTAGAGGCCAGGCATCAGCGCATTGGAATCTTGAATCTTCATTAGAGAGGCTTTTAGGAGATAACTGGTCTTCCGTTAGAGCCAGACAGTTTGAGGATTTCGCGCTTCAACGTTTTCGTTCAAAATTCCATCTCTATGACGGAGAGAATATAGAACCAACATCTCGCCTGGCTTGGCTATCACTCATGCAGCATTACGGTGCACCGACCCGTTTGATTGATTTTACTGAAAGCCCTTTCGTCGCTCTTTACTTTGCTATGGAGTCAATAAGTCCTACTGAACTACAGACTAATAAAGGTTCAAGTATGGCTATCTTTGCGTTGGATTACTCAAAAATGATGGATGCCTCTATAGACTTCATTAAGAATAACGATGCTAAGTTTCTTGAATCGAGAGAATCATTGCAATTGAAACAAGATACGGTATTCGACGACATTGTTGATCCGCATTCATACAAGATCGCTTGGGCTACAGAGCCGCAAAGAATAAATAAGCGGTTAGACCGGCAATCGGGATGCTTTTTAGTTTCAGGAGATCGAGCAAGCAAGATAGAAGAAATACTTACCTCGAGAATCTACAACGAGATCAATCTAACTAAGTTTATTATTCCATTCACGCTATACGACAACTTGTTTGCTCTGCTGAGAAAAATGAATCTTAACAGCAAAAGTCTCTACGGAGATTTGCAGGGTTTATGTAAGTCTATTCGAATGGAGTTACAGGTATACGCCTCTTAA
- a CDS encoding prepilin-type N-terminal cleavage/methylation domain-containing protein — protein sequence MHTHPAQFSSARRAFTVMELVVCIAILLILGAIAVPVYNTMRTRANHTIATNNLRQLGISFSHFVSENDYALPQEDAMGGDTWTAAADPINAKIWYNALPKLSNTKGVGDYLGSASSFYHKDNILYLPGAKYPNGDSKLTAPLFAIAMNSRLQRKDPLTGVKDPVLANKIAKPSRTVIFLERGLKGEKAATKAAPKYDGRPKANGRAFVERYSGKGVLLFVDGHTESVQADDIMDETARLLYPQTNIVWTATGEDDPN from the coding sequence ATGCACACACACCCCGCCCAGTTTTCCTCCGCCCGCCGCGCCTTCACCGTCATGGAGCTCGTCGTCTGCATCGCCATCCTCCTCATCCTCGGTGCCATCGCCGTGCCGGTTTACAACACCATGCGCACCCGCGCCAACCACACCATCGCCACCAACAACCTCCGCCAGCTCGGCATCAGCTTCTCCCATTTCGTCAGCGAAAACGACTACGCACTACCCCAGGAAGACGCCATGGGCGGCGACACCTGGACCGCCGCCGCCGACCCTATCAACGCCAAAATCTGGTACAACGCCCTCCCCAAACTCAGCAACACTAAAGGCGTCGGCGACTACCTCGGCAGCGCCTCCAGCTTCTACCACAAAGACAACATCCTCTACCTCCCCGGTGCCAAATACCCCAATGGCGACAGCAAATTGACCGCCCCCCTCTTTGCCATCGCCATGAACTCCCGCCTCCAGCGCAAAGACCCCCTCACCGGAGTCAAAGACCCCGTGCTCGCCAACAAGATCGCCAAACCCTCCCGCACCGTCATCTTCCTCGAACGCGGCCTCAAAGGCGAGAAAGCCGCCACCAAAGCCGCCCCCAAATACGACGGACGCCCCAAGGCCAACGGACGCGCCTTCGTCGAGCGTTACTCTGGCAAAGGCGTCCTGCTCTTCGTCGATGGCCACACCGAATCCGTCCAGGCCGACGACATCATGGACGAGACCGCCCGTCTCCTCTACCCGCAGACCAACATCGTCTGGACCGCCACCGGCGAAGACGACCCGAACTGA
- a CDS encoding SLC13 family permease encodes MLLALLPFTFQMGLVLGLLLLAVGLFSLEKIPVDVVTLSMLVVLVTAGILTPSQAFAGFSDDIIIILASIFVIGGALQETGVLDEIGGRLARFAGGSENRLLLMLMGTVSAMSAFMNNTTVTAMFLNPTINVARRTGVPASRLLLPLAFASLLGGTATLIGTSTNVAVSGYMQRAGMRPLGLFEITPVGLVLIAVGIAYMMLIGRHFLPVRQAGENHFTEDYNIREYLTEIVVMPHSPLIGQAIGDSDLGVLKFTVLKIVRGQEAFAPKLGFRFEEGDIILVEGQVSNLLKVKTIEGIEIRSDLKLGDRDVESENFHMAEVILSPLSDLRGKTILEARFRERYELTVLALSRMGKSIHENLTEIRLEVGDTLLVQGDAQRIASIRGNPSFAVLEEKELAHVQTRKGYLALGIFGAAILAGTMNWMPLSIAFLAAALAMVLAKCVPIGRVYQYLDMKLLILIGGMTAFGTAMKATGAAEFLAIHVVHTLAPLGASAVLGGFLLLTIALTQPMSNAAAALVVLPIALETAQKMGLNPRTFAIAIMLAASVSLITPFEPSCILVYGPGRYKFSDFLKNGLILTLLLAVVIILLLPVFWPLKMPGSL; translated from the coding sequence ATGTTACTGGCGCTGCTTCCTTTTACCTTTCAGATGGGTCTGGTCCTGGGGCTGTTGCTGCTGGCGGTGGGCTTGTTTTCGCTGGAGAAAATTCCCGTCGATGTGGTGACTCTGTCGATGCTGGTGGTGTTGGTGACGGCCGGAATCCTGACTCCGAGTCAGGCGTTTGCGGGTTTTAGCGACGACATCATTATCATTCTGGCGTCCATATTTGTGATCGGCGGCGCTTTGCAGGAGACGGGTGTGCTCGATGAGATTGGCGGACGTCTGGCGCGCTTCGCGGGGGGTAGCGAGAATCGCCTGCTCCTGATGTTGATGGGGACGGTGAGCGCGATGTCGGCGTTTATGAATAATACGACGGTGACGGCGATGTTTCTGAATCCGACGATCAATGTGGCCCGGCGGACGGGCGTGCCGGCGTCGCGTTTGCTCCTGCCGCTGGCTTTTGCGTCGTTGCTGGGCGGCACGGCGACTTTGATCGGCACTTCGACCAATGTCGCGGTGAGCGGCTACATGCAGCGGGCGGGAATGCGGCCGCTGGGGCTTTTTGAAATCACTCCCGTCGGCCTGGTGCTGATCGCCGTGGGCATCGCCTACATGATGTTGATCGGCAGGCACTTCCTGCCGGTGCGGCAGGCTGGGGAGAATCATTTTACGGAGGATTACAACATTCGCGAATACCTTACGGAGATCGTGGTGATGCCGCATTCGCCGTTGATCGGCCAAGCGATTGGGGACTCCGATCTCGGGGTGTTGAAGTTTACGGTGTTGAAGATTGTGCGCGGCCAGGAGGCGTTTGCACCGAAGCTGGGATTCCGCTTCGAGGAAGGCGACATCATTCTCGTCGAGGGTCAGGTGAGCAATCTCCTGAAAGTGAAAACCATCGAGGGCATCGAGATTCGGAGCGATCTGAAGCTGGGAGATCGCGATGTGGAGAGCGAAAATTTCCACATGGCGGAAGTGATTCTAAGTCCGCTCTCCGATCTGCGCGGCAAAACGATCCTGGAAGCCCGTTTCCGCGAACGGTATGAACTGACCGTGCTCGCCTTGTCGCGCATGGGCAAATCGATCCACGAAAACCTCACCGAGATTCGTCTCGAAGTCGGCGACACGCTGCTCGTCCAGGGCGACGCCCAACGAATCGCCAGCATCCGGGGTAACCCGAGTTTCGCTGTGCTCGAGGAAAAGGAACTGGCCCATGTGCAGACTCGGAAGGGTTATCTGGCCCTCGGGATTTTTGGAGCGGCCATCCTCGCTGGAACGATGAATTGGATGCCGCTGTCGATTGCCTTCCTCGCTGCCGCCCTCGCCATGGTTCTCGCGAAATGCGTACCGATCGGGCGTGTTTACCAGTATCTCGACATGAAACTGCTCATCCTGATCGGGGGTATGACTGCCTTTGGCACGGCGATGAAAGCCACCGGCGCCGCCGAGTTTCTCGCGATTCACGTGGTGCATACGCTCGCTCCGCTCGGTGCCTCGGCGGTGTTGGGAGGCTTTCTGTTGCTAACGATTGCCCTCACTCAGCCGATGTCGAACGCCGCCGCGGCCCTCGTCGTCCTGCCGATTGCGCTCGAAACGGCGCAAAAGATGGGGCTGAATCCACGGACTTTTGCCATTGCCATCATGCTGGCGGCGTCCGTGTCGTTGATCACACCGTTCGAACCGTCGTGCATCCTCGTTTACGGGCCCGGACGATATAAATTTTCCGACTTCCTCAAAAACGGCCTCATCCTGACGTTGCTCCTCGCCGTGGTCATCATCCTGTTGCTGCCGGTCTTCTGGCCTTTGAAAATGCCGGGGAGCCTTTGA